The DNA window GCCCATCAGTGCTCTGATACTCTGGCGATGGTTTCATCAGCCATACATTTGCACTGCCTTTCTCTACCCAGCAGTCTCTCGGTGTAGCATCCCTGGGTACATCTTCAAACTTGACTTTCCACCACACAGCGTTCTCGCCCACCTCCACGGCGGTGACATGGCCCCTGTAGCACTCTCCTTTCACGCGAACCGCTACGTACAGCCCTTTATCTTTCTCAGCTGTCTTGAGGTCAGCCGGATTCTCTTCCTCGGTACTGTCTGAGAGCTCGTTAGCCTGAATCTTTTCCTCATTCACAGTCAGTCTGCCCCATTTGCAAgactccttccttttctcctcagccTCTTCCTCATCAGAGACTTCAAGACTCCGCTTACGATTACACCATACCAGTGAGGGCCTAATGGGAGGATCTGGCTTCTCTGTCACTGGAGTCTTCATGGATTCCGGGGTTTCCACCTTACAAAGGTTGTTGGAACTGGGGACTACAGACATTGACAGGAATTGGACCAGAGGAGTGGGCTGGGTTACAGTTTTGACCATGGGGCTCCCCAGCTTTGGGGGTGTCTCAGGTGGCTGGAGCAGCGTGGCCTCTCTTTGGGCTGCTAGAGCAGGAGATTTTGGGTTGGGGCAGAAGATAGAAGCCCTCTGGAGCGGTCTGGATGGTCTAGGAGCATGCATGGACTGGGGTCTTCTTCGGGTATTCTTGTTCACTCCACACACAGGTGGTTGAAGACAGTGAAGTCTCTGAGCAGGACATTTAGTGAAAGGTCTCATGGTTACTTCCAAAGGTAATTTTTTCAGGTCCCCTAGGGAACAAATGGGTTTGGTTTTCTTAAGGGCCTTAAGCTTCCTCTGCTGTTGGCAAATTTTCTCTGTcagctgcttctgcctttcttcttgtGTCTTTGGAACCCTTTTTAATATTCCCATGGGAATCTTCTCCTTCAGTTCAAAAGCCTCACACTGGTCCTGCTCAGGGTCAGGGTTCATGGAGCAAACCCAGTTGTCTGGGTAACCATCTTCTATAGCACTTAACTGGAAGGGGAGGGTCCTCCACTTCAGACACAAATCGCACTGTATGGTGGCCGGGACTTGCATAGCCCTCCGGCGTTTGAAATGCAGCTCATCAGATGGGGGTCGGTTCCAGTTGGCAGAGAGGTAGCCAAACTCATCCCAGAACTTAGTGATTCCACGCCGGGCAATGGCTATGTCCTTCCAATATTGTGCCAGGTGCTCCCCCAACGCCCGCAGCAGGTGGCGGTACTCCTTGGCATCAGCAAAGTCTTGCTTGTTGTGTGTAGGCTCCAGGACCAAGTAGGGCACATCAATGACCCCAACAACCCCACCACATGTCATGCCTTTTTCCAGCTGTGGGCCCACTTTTTCATACATCTTGATCAGGCGGCTGCAGTTGTAAATAAACATGCCATCATGGTCACGGTGTTCAATGTTGACCCCAAAAACAAAGTTCAGTTCCTTGGGTTCTTTGAGGGCTTGCTGCTTGGCATCCTTGATCCTCTTCTTGACATCAGCTTCTCTTCGAAGGGTGATGGCTGTGTTCTGGACCTGCCGCAACATCACCCTGGAGTCCCTGGAGTTGTCTCCACCTACGTGTGTCTCCAATGCGCGagctttgctctctgcttcccggGCCTTCTCCTCAGCAAGCCGTGCTACTTGTTCTGCCTTCTTCACCTCTTGTTCTGCCCGGGTTTTGAAACGGCTTGATGCGAATGTGTACTTCCTGGGCTTGTACAGGCAGCAGGAGAGCTTTTTGGTGTGCACTTTGTGGCCGTGAATGAAAATCCTCATCCGGGGATTGATGTAGAGCATAGCAGCATAGGCACAGAAGGAGTACCGCTCCGGCTTCATGCCTTCTTGGGATAGCTCTGCCATCCGGATATCTTTCGGATTTGAGGCTATGTCTAGTTCAGGCTCTCCATTATCCATGAGCTTGAGATTAAAAATGATCACCAGGGTTCCACTATTCCCAGAAATCTTCATGAACTGAGCCATCACTTCTCCCTCAGTGTGGAAGGGAGAATACTTGTAGATGAGCTCTGTCTCTATGGCAAACTTCTCCACATTGTCTGTGACAGGCTCTCGGGTCTGCATATTCCAAGTAGGCAATGGGACTATCACTTCATCGATGCCTTCTTCCTCATGAAAGGTTTGAGACAGGAAGAGGCAGCTCATGGTGTCTTCCTTCTTGGTGAATAGGATGAAATCCTTCCCAATACGCATTGCGCCTGATTTTAGCCCATTCCCATACCGCCCGATCTGTGTGGACTCTGGTGTTCGTTTGCCTGATTTCCCAAATTGGATCACACTGATAGCATCATTTGGGTCCATTCCTGCTCCATTATCCAGAAAACAAAGCATGAATCCTCCTCGAAGGTCCACTCGCCTTTCAGCATAAATATCTATTCGGGTGGCATGGGCATCTCTTGCATTATCAACCAGTTCAGCAAGGGCACCAAACAAAAATTCATGAGTGGTTGAATTTGTGTGTAGATATTCAAAGGTTAGTTGAGCCCGGTTAAGACTGCTGTAATTGGCAAATGCCATGACTCTCCAGTTTTACCCACTAACTGAGAAATATATGTATTGAAGCAGATTTTCTTGGGTTCTACTCAGCAAAGGATAGCTCTTGCTTCTTAAGGACAGATGAAACAATTTATCTAGTAACTATCCAAAATAGTTAAATCTGGGactggcttctttcttttaatcttttcaaTGACTATGATGTGattatcttttttgggggggtcctAAACCTGAATTTCTAAAGAACTTTGAGTGTTGTTTCCTTATTTCATTTCAGACATCCTGGGTCAAATGTTGATGGTCCTCAACAGCCATAGAGTTGACTATTACTGTTTTATCTTGTCATTCTTGGAGCCATTTCCTGTCCTAAATTTTCTGATGAGAAGACTTACCGATGTGGAAATCTACTTTTATCAGGAAACTTAACTTCCTCCTACATCTTCACCACCAGAGACTGAAGTATCCTTATATAGACGCAGTACTGGAGTGTACATCCGGTGTCCCCTTTGGCAACTGATAAAGGTCTTTGGGTCTCCTTTCCAGTCTTTTAAATTCAAACCCAGACTAAACCCAGCTTGATGTTATGCCACAATCACCACAGGGTGATGTGTGAGATAACCTCACAGTGATCAACAGGACCACCCAAATCTCCTGTGGTGGGCAGTGGCCCTACACCACTTCCCTGCCAGGCCTGGGTCCTGTGGCCACTTCCTCCCACCTCCCCGGGAGGAATGAGTCTTCACTTTCCAGGCCCAGACCCAGGGTGTAGGACAGTTACCAACGCACAACTAACCAGTTCGCGCGTGAGCTGCCCGCAGCTCCCAGAATcctttgtctgtctcttccttagaactggagtttaACCGTCCTCCTGCGCTAGGAACCACAGCTGCCTCCGCGGAGCGCCAACTGTCGCTGGATGATGTCTCTACAGAACTAAAATCGGGAGATGGGCTGGGTGCTGGGCCAAAAGATGACAAAATTCAGAGTTTGCTGATTCTCTGCCATCGCTAAAGCCATctcagtttctgttttgtgtcGTTTAGTGTGTCGTTTAGTGCACACAGCTATGGGCCttattttattaaactttttttttcctttttatgttttctgCGTGAGTATATACCTCTTGTGTGTGGATGCCTGAGGAACTAgctggtcctctggaactggaattataggcagtctGTAAGTTTCCAGACCTGGGTCCTGGGAATCGAACTCGGTTTTCCAGGAAGAGCAGTAAggtctcttaactgctgactcatctctctggcccttctTAAATTCTTTGAACAAGATGCCAAGAACCTGGATAGACTAGTACAGGCACCATTAGTAACAGTGGACCTAAggaaactatttttgttgttttgggattTGAGTAGTGTCTGTCtccatgtttttatatttaattaaccaattttttaattaatttgggatCCTTGCTATGATGGGTGTCCCAGAAATTATTGTTTGTTGGTCTGGTGCCTGTGTTTTGTGGCATTTGCAGGTTTGGCCTCCAGAAATCTAAACTAGAAACAGTGgtggccaggagtggtggtgcatacatttATTTCCAGCATCCGGCagaaaggtggatctctctgagttaaaggccagtttGGTCTGCATAGCTGCATAGTGACCCTGTCTTACATTACAGTCTAAGAACTGCACTTGACACACAACATGCCATTTTTCtctgaggaagatgaggaggaacaagaaaacacacaggacATTAAACTTGAGAAACTATAAAGGGAAACTAAAGGTAACGGGATGATAGTGATAAGGCAGAAGGAGAATGACTAAAgcactttattaaaaaaaaacataaggagggaggggagagaaggctcagtggttaagagcactggctgttctttcagaggacctgggttcaagttgCAGTatcctacatggtggctcataaacaTCTCTAATTAGATGCAGAGGCTCCAACACCTTCTAGTCTTGAgggacactgcacacatgtgttacacatatatacatacaggcaggcaaaaacaccatacatatgaaaatttcaaaaatgcAATGTCATAATGATATAGAATACCTTGAATGctatttgttttaagtttatgtgtatgggtattttgtctgcatgtgagtctgtgtaccatgtgtatgcttgATACCCAAAGAGGCCCAAAGAGGGTATCAGagaccctggaactggacttaaaGACTTTTTGGAGCCAccattgtgtgggtgctaggaaagAAACTGGGTTCTCTCCCAGAAATGCCAGGGCTCTTAACCctcgagccatctctccagtccccttctatgctaattaaaaaaaaaaaaacagaaaatgaaagataagCTAGACTGCCTCCATTGCTTAGGAACTAAACCTCTTGGTGCACACCTAGGAACCCCTCGTTCTTCATGGAGTCCCCTCTCAGCCTTTTCTTCCAGACATCTTCATTCTTTTGTGACTCTCTCTACCTGGGACCCATAACTTCCACAGTAGGCTGGGAGGAAAGTAGTCAGCCTTCACTGTTCTTCCTGTCCTCCAGTCGCATCTCTTCAAGATTAAGCCCTACGACTGCTACAACCTGCCTGTCTGAGCCTTTCTTCTCAGAACCCCCCTTGAAATTCTACCTCTTGCTGCAGACCCAGAGTCCCCCTAGTTCTTCCCCAAAAGCCCTTTCAGCCATTCTTTGTAGATAATCTCCACTCTCTATGACTTAAAATCCACCTGCAGAACTGTTCCTTACCAGGGACCCCACAGCTGCCACACTTGACTTGGGCACAGAGTGAGCAACAGCAACCAAAGAATAGAACATCAGTATAACAAAGAGGATAGCAGACATCTACAACAAGAAACACTTCAAGCACCATGACTCCAGATGTTTAGATCCTAGCACAAAAACACAGAtgtggaaaaccaaaaaaaaaaaaaaagtgtctcctACAAAAGTATCAATCTTATTGTGTTAGTTCCCAAGAAAAGCAATTTTAGCTGAAGTTCAAGAcaagaactttaaaataaaaattactgatATGTTTAAAGGTCATAAAGAAGATATGAAtaagtcttttgttttctgttttttgagacagggattctccctatagctttggctgtcttggaacttgctctgtagaccaggctggactcaaaatCATAAAGAtctgcttcccaaattctgggattaaagcaggCACTACCACCACCCTCTGAACAAATAATTGTCATTAACAAATAgatggaataaataaaatatgagacttgaaaaaacaatttaataaatagAATCATAAAAGAATACTCAAATGGAAATAAAGCTAGAAATGAAAAACTCAAGCTGTCAAAAATCTCAGAGGTAAACCTCAACAATAGATTAAAAGTCATGGAAGAGAGTATTTCAGGTCTTGAagacaaggtaaaacaaatgGATAGCTTAGACTTGAAAAACAtcaagtaaaaacaacaaaaaacaaccaggtACAAAATACTCACCAGAGGGGAAATCTAgtacaccatgaaaagaccaaacctacaAATAATTTAAGtatagaggaaggggaagaggccCAGgccaaaggaacagaaaatattgttttgtttttcatgacagggtttctctgtgcaacaccTCTGGCTGTCCGGAACTCACTTGTAGAttgggctggtctcaaattcacagagatccgcctgcctctgcctcctgagtgctgggattaaaggtgtgtgccaccaatacctggctagaaaatatttttaataaaattttagaaaattttcacagtccaaggaaagagatacctatCACAGTACAGAACACCTAATAGACTGGATCAGAAATGAAAGTCCCCGtgacacacaataatcaaaacactaaatgtacagataCTCCAAAGAGAGCATGAGGAGGGACAACTGACACTAAATGCCTTTTGAAAAGTCACATGGAAACCTACTAATGTGTAGATGTTtcctaaaatacagaaatatatgaaaggaatttaaatgtaCTCACCATGTAATGGAAGAGGCAGTGCCCAAATTGGACATCTTAcgccaccaagtaaaacctccagtggCAGGAATGGGTTGCTTCTTACTGCGTTGTTGGCCAAGAAGGTCCTTGGTCCTCTTGATATACCCCTCAAAATCACAGGATAGAGCCAAGGCTATTGACTACCCTCCATAATTTCAGCCCTTCTACTGAAGATACAACTTACTTTTACATCAAACCTGGAGAAGTCAACCAGATGCCCAACTAGATGCAACCCCCCCCCCTTACTGACTAGTGTACATGCTGAAGGGTATTTTGTACATTACAGGAGTagaaaggtagtcatcaatatcactgGGCTGTGAACCCTGCCACCTACCACAGAGAACTGTCTGCAAAATATACTGGTGCAATAGCAGAGCCAATGTTATGGGATTGAGCAATGACTTTTGGACTTAATTGAAGGCTCACTGAAAAAGATGGAGCCCATAACTGATACTGCTAAAGTTGCCAGGATTCTGAGACTAGCTAGGTCATAAGCCTTATCTAATGGAAAACTCCCCTCtcttattctgctaaaggaacatagcaatgaaatgactcc is part of the Cricetulus griseus strain 17A/GY chromosome 5, alternate assembly CriGri-PICRH-1.0, whole genome shotgun sequence genome and encodes:
- the LOC100768935 gene encoding ATPase MORC2B; protein product: MAFANYSSLNRAQLTFEYLHTNSTTHEFLFGALAELVDNARDAHATRIDIYAERRVDLRGGFMLCFLDNGAGMDPNDAISVIQFGKSGKRTPESTQIGRYGNGLKSGAMRIGKDFILFTKKEDTMSCLFLSQTFHEEEGIDEVIVPLPTWNMQTREPVTDNVEKFAIETELIYKYSPFHTEGEVMAQFMKISGNSGTLVIIFNLKLMDNGEPELDIASNPKDIRMAELSQEGMKPERYSFCAYAAMLYINPRMRIFIHGHKVHTKKLSCCLYKPRKYTFASSRFKTRAEQEVKKAEQVARLAEEKAREAESKARALETHVGGDNSRDSRVMLRQVQNTAITLRREADVKKRIKDAKQQALKEPKELNFVFGVNIEHRDHDGMFIYNCSRLIKMYEKVGPQLEKGMTCGGVVGVIDVPYLVLEPTHNKQDFADAKEYRHLLRALGEHLAQYWKDIAIARRGITKFWDEFGYLSANWNRPPSDELHFKRRRAMQVPATIQCDLCLKWRTLPFQLSAIEDGYPDNWVCSMNPDPEQDQCEAFELKEKIPMGILKRVPKTQEERQKQLTEKICQQQRKLKALKKTKPICSLGDLKKLPLEVTMRPFTKCPAQRLHCLQPPVCGVNKNTRRRPQSMHAPRPSRPLQRASIFCPNPKSPALAAQREATLLQPPETPPKLGSPMVKTVTQPTPLVQFLSMSVVPSSNNLCKVETPESMKTPVTEKPDPPIRPSLVWCNRKRSLEVSDEEEAEEKRKESCKWGRLTVNEEKIQANELSDSTEEENPADLKTAEKDKGLYVAVRVKGECYRGHVTAVEVGENAVWWKVKFEDVPRDATPRDCWVEKGSANVWLMKPSPEYQSTDGQQESVKEEEDTMDLQVMALQGSSTSDCYCIEPDTTAPKANHETTDLLVQILWNCLRYFMPLSFSISKKELGAMNSEELLSLPLKECFKQYEAGLQNLCNSYQSCADSRARASEESLHISQKKLRETEEKLQKLRTNVRALLQKAQEDLNISSDDELDAYIENLITNED